In a genomic window of Coprococcus eutactus:
- the coaE gene encoding dephospho-CoA kinase (Dephospho-CoA kinase (CoaE) performs the final step in coenzyme A biosynthesis.), whose amino-acid sequence MKIIGITGGIGSGKTAVLNILKSDYGAFVMEADVLAHCLMKPGQMSYNDIVNAFGQDILMEDGAIDRQKLGQVVFNDEEKLKILNSITHPNVKKAILSSIEEKEIAGCDLYVLEAALLIQDGYLDICDEMWFVYADLEKRIERLCMYRGFTRERAAKVIRSQAPDEYYEMNCAKKIDNSGDIDELKKQISIAMQI is encoded by the coding sequence ATGAAAATAATCGGTATAACCGGAGGAATAGGCTCCGGAAAAACAGCGGTACTCAATATATTAAAAAGTGACTATGGCGCATTTGTCATGGAAGCGGATGTCCTTGCCCACTGTTTGATGAAGCCGGGACAGATGTCGTACAACGACATTGTTAATGCATTTGGACAAGACATTCTCATGGAAGATGGAGCAATAGATAGACAAAAACTGGGACAGGTAGTTTTTAATGACGAAGAAAAGCTAAAAATTCTCAATTCGATAACCCATCCAAACGTAAAAAAAGCCATTCTTTCATCTATAGAGGAAAAAGAAATTGCTGGATGTGACCTGTATGTTCTCGAAGCAGCACTCCTTATACAGGATGGATATTTGGATATATGCGATGAGATGTGGTTTGTATATGCGGATCTAGAAAAACGTATAGAAAGACTCTGCATGTACAGAGGCTTTACCCGCGAGCGGGCAGCAAAAGTCATCAGATCACAGGCACCTGATGAATATTACGAGATGAATTGTGCGAAAAAAATAGACAATTCAGGAGATATCGATGAATTGAAGAAACAGATAAGCATTGCAATGCAAATATAG
- the polA gene encoding DNA polymerase I: protein MPDHNKKILIIDGHSILNRAFYGLPDLTNYEGLHTNAVLGFLNIIFKIIDEEQPTNMCVAFDVKQPTFRHLMYKEYKGTRKPMPDELREQVPLIKEVLTAMNITIIEKGGYEADDIIGTLSRIADKDGYKVVIVSGDRDLLQLATDNILVRIPKTKAGGTTVENYYAADVQKLYGVTPVQFIDMKGLMGDTSDNIPGVPGIGEKTAGKIIQEWKSIDNALEHIDEIKPPKAQKNLREFADQAKMSRELATIKLDCVLDFNLDDTDLFDMFNDKSYNIMKRLEFKSMLKRFDAKPDAQELKPEITVINENSALDTVRDTVIAAGKAGMYVISDSDILYGIAITCDARTVYVINSMSGVSSDAMSDIVRDIKTSGTSICIGDIKSCLNDMDFSECDTNVLDVGIAAYLLNPLENSYNYDDISKEYLEVMLPSEKELTGKEELNAFTFISDNFLELFAYKALVPLLAMDTLIEKLKGTGMYDLYMNVELPTVYTLHDMEKRGVRVDRTALEEYSHKLESRIKELHDSIIEYAGKDFNINSPKQLGPVLFEDMALPGGKKTKTGYSTSADVLEKIKNVHPIINDILEYRQLSKLNSTYAIGLGSFISSDGRIHGTFNQTITATGRISSTDPNLQNIPMRMELGRLIRKAFIPQDGFVFVDADYSQVELRVLAHLSDDSVMKNAFQNNIDIHSTTASEVFGVPIDEVTPLQRRHAKAVNFGIVYGISAFGLSEDLGISRKEASDFIEKYYDTYKSIKTYLDGQVKFAKENGYVKTMFGRIRPIPELKSSNFMQRSFGERVAMNSPIQGSAADIIKIAMLHVNIKLKELGLKSRLILQIHDELLIETAKDEVDTVRKILVDEMMHAADMTVPLEVGVASGNNWYEAK, encoded by the coding sequence ATGCCAGATCACAATAAGAAGATTTTGATAATAGATGGACACAGTATTTTGAACCGGGCTTTTTATGGACTCCCGGATCTGACAAACTATGAGGGACTCCACACCAACGCAGTCCTCGGATTTTTGAACATTATATTCAAGATCATAGATGAAGAACAGCCGACAAATATGTGTGTTGCATTTGATGTAAAACAACCTACATTTAGGCATCTTATGTACAAAGAGTATAAGGGTACAAGAAAACCTATGCCGGACGAACTAAGAGAGCAGGTGCCTCTTATCAAAGAAGTTCTTACTGCTATGAATATAACGATCATCGAAAAGGGTGGCTACGAAGCTGATGATATCATAGGGACGCTTTCAAGAATAGCAGACAAGGATGGCTACAAGGTCGTTATTGTGTCGGGAGACCGTGATCTCCTTCAGCTGGCAACTGATAACATTCTGGTAAGGATACCTAAGACGAAGGCTGGCGGCACCACTGTGGAGAATTATTATGCAGCTGACGTTCAGAAATTATACGGCGTTACGCCTGTACAGTTCATAGATATGAAAGGACTCATGGGTGATACATCCGACAATATACCAGGAGTTCCCGGAATAGGTGAAAAGACAGCAGGAAAGATCATTCAGGAGTGGAAATCGATAGACAATGCGTTGGAACATATAGATGAGATAAAACCGCCTAAGGCACAGAAGAACCTCAGAGAATTTGCAGATCAGGCAAAAATGTCAAGAGAACTTGCGACTATTAAGCTTGACTGTGTACTTGATTTCAACCTTGATGATACAGATCTTTTTGATATGTTTAATGACAAGTCTTACAATATAATGAAAAGACTTGAGTTCAAGAGTATGCTCAAACGATTCGATGCAAAGCCGGACGCCCAGGAATTGAAGCCTGAGATAACAGTGATAAATGAAAACAGTGCGCTGGATACTGTCCGCGATACTGTTATAGCTGCTGGAAAAGCCGGAATGTATGTTATATCAGACAGTGATATTCTTTATGGAATAGCAATAACCTGTGACGCGAGGACAGTGTATGTGATCAATTCCATGTCCGGTGTTTCATCAGATGCTATGTCTGACATTGTGAGAGATATAAAGACTTCCGGTACATCTATATGTATCGGTGATATTAAAAGTTGTCTGAACGATATGGATTTTTCAGAATGCGATACCAACGTATTGGATGTCGGAATTGCAGCGTATCTGTTAAACCCGCTTGAGAACTCCTATAATTACGATGATATTTCCAAGGAATACCTTGAGGTAATGCTCCCGTCGGAAAAGGAACTGACTGGTAAAGAGGAACTCAATGCATTTACATTTATAAGCGATAACTTTCTTGAGCTATTTGCATATAAGGCACTCGTTCCGCTCCTCGCAATGGATACCTTGATCGAAAAGCTTAAAGGGACAGGTATGTATGATCTGTATATGAACGTAGAACTTCCTACGGTCTACACTCTTCATGATATGGAAAAGCGAGGAGTCCGGGTAGACAGAACTGCTCTTGAGGAATACAGCCATAAGCTTGAATCCCGTATAAAGGAACTGCATGATTCTATCATAGAGTACGCTGGCAAGGATTTTAATATAAATTCACCAAAACAGCTCGGTCCTGTATTGTTTGAGGATATGGCTCTTCCGGGCGGAAAAAAGACTAAGACCGGCTACTCGACGAGTGCAGATGTGCTTGAAAAGATAAAGAATGTCCACCCTATAATAAATGATATCCTTGAATACAGACAGCTATCAAAGCTCAATTCAACCTATGCTATAGGACTTGGCAGCTTTATATCCTCAGATGGACGTATTCACGGAACGTTTAACCAGACGATAACCGCCACCGGAAGAATAAGCTCCACAGATCCAAATCTTCAGAACATTCCGATGCGTATGGAGCTTGGAAGACTTATCAGGAAAGCATTTATACCACAGGATGGCTTTGTGTTTGTCGATGCCGATTACTCACAGGTTGAACTGAGAGTACTTGCACATCTGTCTGATGACAGCGTCATGAAAAACGCTTTCCAGAATAATATAGACATCCATTCGACCACCGCTTCTGAGGTTTTTGGAGTTCCGATAGATGAGGTGACACCGCTGCAGAGAAGACACGCAAAGGCTGTCAATTTCGGAATCGTTTATGGAATAAGTGCATTCGGGTTATCTGAGGATCTTGGAATTTCAAGAAAAGAAGCTTCGGATTTCATTGAGAAGTACTATGACACATACAAAAGTATAAAGACGTATCTTGATGGACAGGTAAAATTTGCCAAGGAGAATGGATATGTGAAAACGATGTTCGGTAGAATAAGACCGATACCGGAGCTCAAATCATCCAACTTCATGCAGAGGAGTTTCGGAGAGAGAGTTGCTATGAATTCTCCTATACAGGGATCTGCGGCTGATATCATTAAGATCGCCATGCTTCATGTAAATATAAAGCTCAAGGAGCTTGGCTTGAAATCACGTCTTATACTTCAGATACACGATGAACTTCTCATAGAGACAGCGAAGGATGAAGTAGATACTGTAAGAAAGATACTTGTGGACGAGATGATGCATGCGGCTGATATGACGGTTCCTCTTGAAGTGGGCGTTGCATCCGGAAATAATTGGTACGAGGCAAAATAA
- a CDS encoding anti-sigma factor family protein, with translation MNCLEAQSKIMAFIENKLPDDELREFIKHVRSCKNCYEELDIYYTLIVGMKQLDESDNISTDFKNALDRHLDEEMNRLTTVKRIANSTIMVVIVLVVSGLIWLYSGVLDKVYNYEQTSKLSEQSEYYYQDFFGSRLLNDEEYDVSDIDKYYIEINTTQDETTDFMKRVHKYNLSHKGMNSL, from the coding sequence ATGAATTGTTTGGAAGCACAATCAAAGATCATGGCATTCATAGAGAATAAGCTGCCTGACGATGAGCTCAGGGAGTTTATTAAGCATGTCCGTTCCTGCAAAAACTGTTACGAGGAGCTTGACATATATTATACTCTTATCGTCGGAATGAAACAGCTTGATGAATCAGATAATATATCGACAGATTTCAAGAACGCTCTCGACAGACATCTCGATGAAGAAATGAACAGACTAACAACGGTAAAGAGGATTGCAAACTCGACCATAATGGTCGTCATCGTGCTTGTGGTCTCTGGACTTATATGGCTGTACAGCGGCGTGCTTGACAAGGTATACAATTACGAGCAGACATCCAAGCTGAGTGAACAGAGCGAGTATTATTATCAGGATTTCTTTGGTTCAAGACTGCTAAACGATGAAGAATATGATGTCAGCGATATAGATAAATATTATATAGAAATCAATACCACACAGGATGAAACAACAGATTTTATGAAACGTGTACACAAATATAATCTGAGCCATAAAGGAATGAACAGCTTATAA
- the greA gene encoding transcription elongation factor GreA, whose amino-acid sequence MGKQLTQKDIEKIEQEIEYRKCVVRKEKLEAVKEARAQGDLSENFEYYAAKKDKNANERRIRYLDRLVRTADIIEDNSSDDEVGIDNTVTVYFEDDDEEETYRVVTSVRADILEGLVSNVSPIGKAILGHKVGDRVQVVPERGDPYFITIRKIENTHDDGSFEIN is encoded by the coding sequence ATGGGAAAACAGCTTACGCAAAAGGATATAGAGAAGATAGAACAGGAGATAGAATACAGAAAGTGCGTTGTCAGAAAGGAGAAGCTTGAGGCTGTCAAGGAGGCCAGGGCTCAGGGTGATCTCAGTGAGAATTTTGAGTACTACGCTGCAAAGAAAGACAAGAATGCAAATGAGCGAAGAATAAGATATTTGGACAGACTTGTGAGAACAGCAGATATCATAGAGGATAACTCCTCGGATGATGAGGTTGGTATTGACAACACAGTTACTGTTTATTTTGAGGACGATGACGAGGAAGAGACATACCGGGTTGTGACAAGTGTCCGTGCTGATATTCTTGAGGGACTTGTGAGCAATGTTTCACCTATAGGAAAAGCCATTCTCGGACACAAGGTTGGAGACAGGGTACAGGTCGTTCCTGAGAGGGGAGATCCTTATTTTATAACCATAAGGAAGATAGAAAACACCCACGACGACGGATCATTTGAGATAAATTAA
- the ilvC gene encoding ketol-acid reductoisomerase, with translation MAEAKIYYQQDCNLSLLDGKTIAIIGYGSQGHAHALNAKESGCNVIIGLYEGSKSWAKAEAQGFKVYTAAEAAKQADIIMILINDELQADMYKKDIEPNLEPGNMLMFAHGFNIHFGCIKPPKDVDVTMIAPKAPGHTVRSEYQAGKGTPCLVAVEQDATGKALDIALAYALAIGGARAGVLETTFRTETETDLFGEQAVLCGGVCALMQAGFETLCEAGYDPRNAYFECIHEMKLIVDLIYQSGFAGMRYSISNTAEYGDYVTGPKIVTAETKKAMKQILKDIQDGTFAKEFLLDMSPAGRQVHFKAMRKLASEHPSEKVGEQIRALYSWNNESDKLINN, from the coding sequence ATGGCAGAAGCAAAGATTTATTATCAGCAGGATTGTAATCTTTCATTACTTGATGGAAAGACAATAGCAATCATAGGATATGGTAGTCAGGGTCATGCACATGCCCTCAACGCTAAGGAGTCAGGATGCAATGTCATCATCGGTCTTTACGAAGGAAGCAAGTCATGGGCTAAGGCTGAGGCACAGGGATTTAAGGTATACACAGCTGCTGAGGCTGCAAAACAGGCTGATATAATTATGATTCTTATCAACGATGAGTTACAGGCAGATATGTACAAGAAGGATATCGAGCCAAACCTTGAGCCAGGCAACATGCTTATGTTCGCTCATGGTTTCAACATTCATTTCGGTTGTATCAAGCCACCAAAGGATGTTGATGTAACAATGATCGCACCAAAGGCACCTGGACACACAGTACGTTCAGAGTACCAGGCAGGAAAGGGTACACCTTGTCTTGTTGCTGTAGAGCAGGATGCTACAGGTAAGGCACTTGACATCGCACTTGCATATGCACTTGCAATCGGTGGAGCAAGAGCTGGTGTTCTTGAGACAACATTCAGAACAGAGACAGAGACAGACCTCTTCGGTGAGCAGGCAGTTCTTTGCGGTGGTGTTTGTGCGCTTATGCAGGCTGGTTTCGAGACACTCTGCGAGGCTGGTTACGACCCAAGAAACGCTTACTTCGAGTGTATCCATGAGATGAAGCTTATCGTAGATCTTATCTACCAGTCAGGTTTTGCAGGAATGAGATATTCAATCTCTAACACAGCTGAGTATGGCGACTATGTAACAGGTCCTAAGATCGTTACAGCTGAGACAAAGAAGGCTATGAAGCAGATACTTAAGGACATCCAGGATGGTACATTTGCTAAGGAGTTCCTCCTTGACATGTCACCAGCAGGTCGTCAGGTTCACTTCAAGGCTATGAGAAAGCTTGCTTCAGAGCATCCATCAGAGAAGGTTGGAGAGCAGATCAGAGCACTTTACAGCTGGAACAACGAGTCAGACAAGCTCATCAACAACTAA
- the ilvN gene encoding acetolactate synthase small subunit, translated as MGNIVLSLLVDNTSGVLSRVSGLFSRRGYNIDSVTVGETENPAYSRMTVAVSGDEASLIQIKKQLNKLEDVVNIVELEPGKSVCRELVLVKVKASPSERKDIISVADIFRANIVDVSKESVIIELTGTTIKCEAFLRLLDGHEIVELVRTGLTGLIRG; from the coding sequence ATGGGTAATATTGTTTTGTCGCTGCTGGTTGACAACACATCAGGAGTTTTGAGCAGAGTGTCAGGACTGTTCAGTAGAAGAGGTTACAACATTGACAGTGTGACAGTAGGAGAGACTGAAAATCCTGCTTATTCCAGAATGACTGTTGCAGTGAGTGGCGATGAGGCGAGTCTCATCCAGATCAAAAAGCAACTCAACAAGCTTGAAGATGTGGTCAATATCGTTGAACTTGAGCCTGGTAAATCTGTGTGCAGAGAACTGGTGCTTGTCAAAGTGAAGGCATCACCGTCTGAGAGAAAAGACATCATTTCTGTTGCAGATATTTTCAGGGCGAATATTGTTGACGTTTCAAAGGAATCGGTTATTATAGAACTTACCGGAACAACGATTAAGTGCGAGGCATTCCTGAGACTGCTTGATGGTCATGAGATCGTGGAGCTTGTCAGAACAGGACTCACAGGACTTATCAGAGGATGA
- a CDS encoding homocysteine S-methyltransferase family protein — MNKTEFRKLFDDKILILDGATGTNLMDAGMPLGVCPEQWILEHKQIMIDLQTAYLNAGTDILYAPTFTCNRIKLNEYGLADNLVSMNSELVKLSQKAVENAGHGLVAGDITMTGEMLYPMGKLQFEELVDVYKEQIKVLDESGCDLLVVETMMSLAETRAAVIAANEVSKLPIIASLTFNEDGRTLYGTDPVTAVNVLQNLGVAAIGVNCSTGPDKMVELVKQMKSIAFIPVFAKPNAGMPELVDDKSVYKMTPEEFAADMKLIIEAGAGMVGGCCGTRPDHIKALSDMAATVPVPKISSEHVRCISSERSSLVIDLDAPFKVVGERINPTGKKKLQAELREGSLELVMNMAEEQVEKGASILDINVGMNGIDEREMMLKVVYQVSQAVNLPLCLDSSSPEVIEAALRIYPGRALVNSVSLEKVKMEEILPLVRKYGAMFILLPLSDKGLPESSQEKEDIINTVLGTAYDLGFTKKDVVVDGLVATIGAQKDAAVNCLRTINYCYSNGLATICGLSNISFGLPERMFVNTAFLTMAIERGLTMAIANPSQTMLMNAAYASDMLLFKEDSDVRYIENVKALDIAAPGAGASGGKAGADLEGKSQIYIDVLKGNKRTILDDVNAVLASGADPQSIIDDDLISAINEVGKLFEKKKYFLPQLISSAETMEMAIGVISPLVLKGKDSSNMPTIVVATVEGDIHDIGKNLVVLMLRNYGFNVIDLGKDVPCDVIIQAAKENNASIIGLSALMTTTMVKMKDVVEAVRENGLDSKVIIGGAVITESYAEEIGADGYSEDAADCVVLVKELLGIE; from the coding sequence ATGAATAAGACTGAATTCAGAAAACTTTTTGATGACAAGATACTTATACTTGATGGTGCTACTGGTACCAATCTCATGGATGCCGGAATGCCCCTAGGCGTATGTCCAGAACAGTGGATACTTGAACATAAGCAGATCATGATAGACCTTCAGACAGCATATCTGAATGCTGGTACTGATATCCTGTATGCACCTACATTTACATGTAACCGCATAAAACTCAATGAATATGGACTTGCGGACAATCTTGTGAGCATGAACAGTGAGCTTGTTAAGCTGTCACAGAAAGCGGTTGAAAACGCCGGACATGGACTTGTCGCAGGAGACATCACCATGACCGGTGAGATGCTCTACCCTATGGGCAAACTTCAGTTTGAAGAACTGGTAGATGTATACAAAGAGCAGATAAAGGTGCTCGATGAAAGTGGATGTGATCTCCTGGTAGTGGAGACAATGATGAGCCTTGCGGAGACGAGAGCAGCTGTCATAGCAGCAAATGAAGTGTCGAAGCTTCCTATTATAGCCAGTCTGACCTTCAATGAAGATGGGCGTACACTTTATGGAACTGATCCGGTTACAGCTGTAAACGTCCTTCAGAACCTTGGGGTTGCGGCGATAGGAGTAAACTGTTCTACTGGACCTGACAAGATGGTCGAGCTTGTGAAACAGATGAAAAGTATAGCGTTCATACCTGTATTTGCGAAGCCAAATGCCGGAATGCCGGAGCTTGTGGACGACAAGAGTGTATACAAAATGACACCGGAAGAGTTTGCTGCTGACATGAAACTTATAATAGAGGCAGGTGCCGGAATGGTCGGAGGCTGCTGTGGTACCAGACCGGATCACATTAAGGCACTTTCAGACATGGCCGCCACAGTGCCAGTTCCAAAGATAAGCAGTGAACATGTGAGATGTATATCGTCAGAGCGTTCATCCCTAGTCATAGATCTCGATGCGCCGTTTAAGGTAGTAGGTGAGAGGATAAATCCTACTGGCAAGAAGAAGCTGCAGGCAGAACTCAGGGAAGGTTCCCTTGAACTGGTTATGAACATGGCTGAGGAACAGGTTGAAAAGGGTGCATCTATCCTTGATATAAACGTAGGAATGAATGGGATCGATGAGAGGGAAATGATGCTGAAGGTTGTATATCAGGTATCCCAGGCTGTAAATCTCCCTCTGTGTCTCGACTCAAGTTCACCAGAGGTTATCGAGGCTGCTCTTAGGATTTATCCGGGAAGAGCGCTTGTTAATTCGGTATCTCTTGAAAAAGTAAAGATGGAAGAGATACTTCCACTGGTCAGAAAGTACGGCGCTATGTTTATTCTTCTTCCTTTGTCCGACAAAGGACTGCCGGAAAGTTCTCAGGAGAAGGAAGATATAATCAACACTGTTCTCGGCACGGCGTATGATCTGGGGTTTACAAAAAAGGATGTAGTTGTAGACGGCCTTGTTGCCACGATTGGGGCCCAGAAGGATGCAGCTGTCAACTGTCTGAGGACCATCAACTATTGCTACAGTAACGGTCTTGCAACTATATGCGGACTTTCGAATATATCATTTGGCCTTCCAGAGAGAATGTTTGTAAATACAGCATTCCTCACCATGGCCATAGAGCGAGGCCTTACAATGGCAATAGCTAATCCGTCACAAACGATGCTCATGAATGCTGCATACGCTTCAGATATGCTCCTTTTTAAGGAGGATAGTGATGTCCGCTACATTGAAAATGTAAAGGCTTTGGATATAGCAGCACCGGGGGCCGGGGCTTCAGGCGGCAAAGCCGGCGCAGATTTGGAGGGTAAAAGTCAGATATACATAGATGTCCTCAAGGGAAACAAGAGAACTATCCTTGATGATGTGAATGCTGTCCTTGCGAGCGGAGCAGACCCTCAGTCCATAATAGACGACGATCTTATCAGCGCAATAAATGAAGTTGGAAAACTTTTTGAGAAGAAGAAATATTTTCTGCCGCAGCTTATTTCAAGTGCAGAGACCATGGAGATGGCTATAGGAGTCATAAGTCCTCTTGTCTTAAAGGGCAAGGACAGCTCAAATATGCCTACAATAGTCGTTGCTACCGTTGAGGGCGATATTCATGACATAGGTAAGAATCTTGTTGTCCTTATGCTCAGAAACTATGGATTTAACGTGATCGATCTCGGTAAGGATGTTCCATGTGATGTGATAATACAGGCTGCAAAGGAGAATAATGCAAGTATCATAGGTCTCTCAGCTCTCATGACAACAACGATGGTGAAAATGAAAGACGTGGTAGAGGCAGTCAGAGAGAATGGTCTTGACAGCAAGGTTATCATAGGCGGTGCGGTTATAACAGAGAGTTACGCTGAGGAGATAGGCGCAGATGGATATTCAGAAGACGCCGCAGACTGTGTTGTCTTAGTTAAGGAACTGCTCGGAATAGAGTAA
- the rnhA gene encoding ribonuclease HI — protein sequence MDVILYTDGSARGNPNGPGGYGAVLQYVDASGKLHEREYSQGYIKTTNNRMELMAAIAGLEALIKPCNVKLYSDSQYLCNAFNQHWIEGWIKKGWKRGKNEPVKNRDLWERLLVAKKPHNVEFLWVKGHAGNPGNERCDILATAAADGSGKIVDEGLVEE from the coding sequence ATGGATGTAATTCTTTATACAGACGGATCGGCAAGAGGAAACCCAAACGGTCCAGGTGGATACGGCGCAGTGCTTCAGTATGTTGATGCATCAGGTAAATTGCATGAAAGAGAATATAGTCAGGGATATATTAAGACGACGAATAACAGAATGGAGCTCATGGCCGCAATAGCTGGCCTTGAAGCGCTTATAAAGCCTTGCAATGTCAAGCTTTATTCTGATTCCCAGTACCTGTGCAATGCGTTCAACCAGCACTGGATAGAGGGCTGGATAAAGAAAGGTTGGAAGCGCGGCAAGAATGAACCGGTTAAGAACAGAGATCTGTGGGAGAGACTTCTTGTGGCAAAGAAGCCTCACAATGTTGAATTCCTATGGGTTAAGGGCCATGCTGGCAATCCGGGAAATGAGAGATGCGATATACTTGCGACTGCTGCCGCAGATGGCAGCGGAAAAATTGTTGATGAGGGACTTGTCGAGGAGTGA
- a CDS encoding purine-nucleoside phosphorylase, translating into MSCEVITFENIKRAADHVGSHIGVIPDTAIVLGSGLGHMADKIEDPVFIEYADIPGFPRSTVQGHRGRFVYGRLSGRYVLLMQGRVHFYEGYSMDQVVMPIRLIGILGIKNLILTNASGGISDQLNAGDIMVIEDHISSFVRSPLIYSDYAKFGVRFPDMTHVYDLEIIEKLKQSYDELGMIYKSGVYIQVTGPQYETPAEIRMYRSLGADAVGMSTVCEAITARHMGIRVAGLSSVCNKAAGLGGELSHEDIIKAGNAAAEKMQRIISSLLQKIT; encoded by the coding sequence ATGTCATGCGAAGTTATAACGTTTGAGAATATAAAAAGGGCAGCGGATCATGTGGGCAGTCATATAGGTGTGATTCCTGACACGGCCATAGTTCTTGGGAGTGGGCTGGGACATATGGCTGATAAGATAGAGGATCCGGTTTTTATAGAATATGCAGATATACCGGGCTTTCCAAGATCCACGGTTCAGGGACACAGGGGACGTTTTGTATATGGCAGATTATCTGGCAGATATGTTCTCCTTATGCAGGGGCGTGTTCATTTCTATGAGGGCTATAGCATGGATCAGGTCGTAATGCCTATAAGACTAATAGGTATTCTTGGAATAAAGAATCTTATTCTAACCAATGCTTCAGGCGGAATATCTGATCAGCTGAATGCCGGAGACATAATGGTCATTGAAGATCACATTTCTTCTTTTGTGAGATCTCCACTCATATACAGCGATTATGCGAAGTTTGGTGTCAGATTTCCCGATATGACGCATGTGTATGATCTGGAAATCATAGAGAAACTGAAACAGAGTTACGATGAGCTTGGCATGATATATAAGTCAGGAGTCTATATCCAGGTTACGGGACCACAATACGAAACACCTGCGGAGATACGGATGTATCGAAGCCTCGGTGCAGATGCGGTGGGTATGAGTACCGTATGTGAGGCTATAACAGCTAGACATATGGGAATCCGTGTAGCTGGTCTGTCCTCGGTGTGCAATAAAGCAGCCGGACTTGGCGGTGAGTTGTCACACGAAGATATAATAAAAGCAGGAAATGCGGCAGCGGAGAAGATGCAGAGAATAATCTCATCTTTATTGCAGAAAATCACATAA